One Nicotiana tomentosiformis chromosome 4, ASM39032v3, whole genome shotgun sequence genomic window carries:
- the LOC104084937 gene encoding 26S proteasome non-ATPase regulatory subunit 11 homolog: MSSSYLPATTDSLAQASEATSPSDAISILYRILDNPSSASEALRIKEQAISNLSDLLRQENRAEELKNLLTQLRPFFSLIPKAKTAKIVRGIIDAVAKIPGTSDLQVTLCKDIVEWTRKEKRTFLRQRIEARLAALLMENKEYSEALTLLSGLIKEVRRLDDKLLLVEIDLLESKLHFSLRNLPKAKAALTAARTAANAIYVPPAQQGSIDLQSGILHAEEKDYKTAYSYFYEAFEAFNALEDPQAIYSLKYMLLCKIMVNQSDDVAGIISSPKVGLQYQGPEVDAMKAVADAHSKRSLKLFETALRNFKAQLDEDPIVHRHLSSLYDTLLEQNLCRLIEPFSRVEIAHIAELIELPGDHVEKKLSQMILDKKFAGTLDQGAGCLIIFEDPKPDAIYPATLETVSNMGKVVDSLFVRSSRIIA; the protein is encoded by the coding sequence ATGTCATCTTCCTATCTCCCAGCAACTACTGATTCTCTAGCTCAGGCTTCTGAGGCTACATCACCATCTGACGCCATCTCTATTCTTTACCGCATCCTTGATAACCCATCTTCTGCTTCCGAGGCCCTAAGGATCAAAGAGCAGGCAATCTCCAATCTCTCTGACCTCCTTAGACAGGAGAATAGGGCTGAGGAACTTAAAAACCTTCTGACCCAGTTGCGCCCCTTCTTTTCTTTGATCCCCAAGGCAAAAACTGCAAAAATTGTTCGAGGAATTATTGATGCAGTGGCTAAAATACCAGGTACATCTGACCTTCAGGTTACACTTTGCAAGGATATAGTGGAGTGGACCCGTAAGGAGAAGCGGACGTTTCTTCGTCAACGAATTGAGGCTAGACTCGCAGCTCTTTTGATGGAAAACAAGGAGTACTCTGAAGCATTGACACTCCTTTCAGGATTGATTAAGGAGGTGAGAAGATTGGATGATAAGCTGCTTCTTGTGGAGATTGACTTGCTGGAGAGCAAGCTACATTTCTCGCTGAGAAATCTTCCCAAAGCCAAGGCTGCGCTCACAGCTGCTCGAACAGCAGCCAATGCTATTTATGTGCCTCCAGCTCAGCAAGGTTCTATTGATTTGCAGAGTGGGATCCTTCATGCGGAAGAGAAGGATTATAAAACTGCTTACAGCTATTTCTATGAAGCATTTGAAGCATTCAATGCCCTTGAAGATCCCCAGGCCATATACAGCCTCAAGTATATGTTGCTTTGCAAAATCATGGTCAACCAGTCTGATGATGTTGCAGGAATAATATCATCCCCAAAGGTTGGATTGCAATATCAGGGGCCAGAAGTCGATGCAATGAAAGCTGTTGCGGATGCACACTCCAAGCGCTCCTTGAAGCTCTTCGAGACTGCTCTTCGGAACTTTAAGGCTCAGCTAGATGAAGATCCTATCGTCCACCGGCACCTGTCTTCCCTCTATGACACTTTGCTGGAGCAGAACCTTTGTAGGTTGATTGAGCCCTTTTCGAGAGTTGAGATTGCTCATATTGCTGAGTTGATTGAGTTGCCTGGTGACCATGTTGAGAAGAAGTTATCTCAAATGATTTTGGACAAGAAATTCGCAGGGACCCTGGACCAGGGTGCTGGATGCCTTATAATTTTTGAGGATCC